In a genomic window of Pseudodesulfovibrio senegalensis:
- a CDS encoding 8-oxoguanine deaminase produces MSTRIWIKNPLAIFTGTEQDAGGGLVVAGSVVTELVPAGGKPSAPVNETLDASQHVVIPGLINTHHHFYQTLTRAFPSALNKKLFPWLQTLYPIWAGLRPEHVAVSTELALAELMLSGCTTAADHHYVFPEAVPDGIDIQANVAKKMGMRVALTRGSMSLGQDQGGLPPQSVVQDEDTIMAESERLVNRLHDPSEGSMTTIALAPCSPFSVTAELMRASAELARKQQVRLHTHLAETNDENDFCNQFAGQRPLDYMESLGWLGPDVWFAHGIHFTPGEMRRMGTAGVGVAHCPSSNMILASGICPTNELEQAGVHVGLAVDGSASNDCSNMMQEVRMSLLIARLRYDADEVTHFDVLRRATQGSAACLGRTDLGTLAPGKQADMALFKLDEPRFSGAGDPLAALVVCGHHRADRVMIAGQWKVKDGQLAHADMADIMHRHTQAAHELTAQWR; encoded by the coding sequence GTGAGCACGCGTATCTGGATCAAGAACCCGCTGGCAATCTTCACCGGAACCGAACAGGACGCGGGCGGCGGCCTTGTGGTTGCGGGCTCGGTCGTCACCGAACTGGTTCCCGCAGGCGGGAAACCATCCGCACCCGTGAACGAGACATTGGACGCGAGCCAACACGTGGTCATCCCCGGGCTGATCAACACGCACCACCATTTCTACCAGACCCTGACCCGCGCCTTTCCCTCGGCCCTGAACAAGAAACTCTTTCCGTGGCTGCAGACCCTATATCCCATCTGGGCCGGGCTCAGGCCCGAACACGTGGCCGTCTCCACGGAGCTGGCCCTTGCCGAGCTCATGCTCTCGGGCTGCACCACGGCGGCGGACCATCACTACGTATTTCCCGAGGCCGTGCCGGACGGCATCGACATTCAGGCGAACGTGGCCAAAAAGATGGGCATGCGCGTGGCCCTGACGCGCGGCTCCATGAGCCTCGGGCAGGATCAGGGCGGGCTGCCGCCGCAAAGCGTGGTGCAGGACGAGGACACCATCATGGCCGAAAGCGAACGGCTCGTGAACCGGCTGCACGACCCAAGCGAAGGCTCCATGACCACCATTGCGCTGGCCCCGTGCTCGCCCTTTTCCGTCACCGCCGAACTCATGCGCGCATCCGCCGAGCTGGCGCGAAAACAACAGGTGCGCCTGCACACTCATTTGGCCGAAACCAATGACGAAAACGATTTCTGCAACCAGTTCGCCGGGCAGCGTCCGCTGGACTACATGGAATCCTTGGGCTGGCTCGGCCCGGACGTATGGTTCGCCCACGGCATCCACTTCACGCCCGGGGAAATGCGGCGCATGGGCACAGCAGGGGTCGGCGTGGCCCACTGCCCTTCGTCCAACATGATCCTCGCCTCGGGCATTTGCCCCACCAACGAACTGGAACAGGCCGGGGTGCATGTGGGGCTGGCCGTGGACGGCTCGGCCTCCAACGACTGTTCCAACATGATGCAGGAAGTGCGCATGTCCCTGCTCATCGCCCGGTTGCGCTACGATGCGGACGAGGTCACGCATTTCGACGTGCTGCGCCGCGCCACGCAAGGCTCGGCCGCCTGTCTTGGCCGAACCGACCTCGGCACACTCGCGCCCGGCAAACAGGCGGACATGGCCCTGTTCAAACTGGACGAGCCGCGCTTTTCCGGGGCCGGCGACCCGCTGGCCGCCCTTGTGGTCTGCGGCCACCACCGCGCGGACCGGGTCATGATCGCCGGGCAATGGAAAGTAAAGGACGGACAGCTTGCGCATGCGGACATGGCCGACATCATGCACCGGCACACCCAGGCCGCGCACGAGCTGACCGCACAATGGCGCTAG
- the thrC gene encoding threonine synthase yields MNFSYCCTECGKRYEITPELTVCPDCAKTQQPDQPLAGVLEVMLEGEPPQNWTVADLLPVPAEYFPPAPVGDTPLWEPRNLRAELGLPNLFIKDDGANPTSSFKDRASFLVSAFAKQHGIKDIVLASTGNAGSSMAGIGAAAGQRVTLFLPEAAPPAKIIQAMQYGARVFKVRGNYDFAYALSQEYSRRHGGMNRNTAYNPMTLEGKKTVSLELFRQLGRVPDHVFVPTGDGCIIGGVIKGFADLVRLGIAERMPVIWCAQSEGSDAINRALDGDGTFAKRSATTLADSISVDVPANGHAVVRQMREHGGRTVTVPDAAILKAQAKLSSSTGLFTEPAGAAAMAGMLAARKHISPDQTVVVLATGNGLKDTKTAMQGVHEPGRAIQSIDDIKE; encoded by the coding sequence ATGAATTTTTCCTATTGCTGCACCGAATGCGGCAAACGCTATGAAATCACGCCGGAACTCACGGTCTGCCCGGACTGCGCCAAAACGCAGCAGCCGGACCAACCCCTTGCCGGAGTCTTGGAGGTGATGCTGGAAGGCGAGCCGCCGCAGAACTGGACCGTGGCCGACCTGCTGCCGGTTCCGGCCGAGTACTTTCCGCCCGCGCCCGTGGGTGACACCCCGCTCTGGGAGCCGCGCAACCTGCGCGCGGAACTGGGGCTGCCCAACCTGTTCATCAAGGACGACGGGGCCAACCCGACCTCTTCGTTCAAGGACCGCGCCTCGTTTCTGGTATCGGCCTTTGCCAAACAGCACGGCATCAAGGACATCGTACTGGCCAGCACAGGCAACGCGGGCTCGTCCATGGCGGGCATCGGCGCCGCCGCCGGGCAGCGCGTGACCCTGTTCCTGCCCGAGGCAGCGCCCCCGGCCAAGATCATTCAGGCCATGCAGTACGGCGCGCGCGTTTTCAAGGTGCGCGGCAACTACGATTTCGCCTATGCGCTCTCGCAGGAATACAGCCGCAGACACGGCGGCATGAACCGCAACACCGCCTACAACCCCATGACGCTGGAAGGCAAGAAGACCGTGTCGCTGGAACTGTTCCGCCAATTGGGCAGGGTGCCGGACCACGTGTTCGTGCCCACGGGCGACGGCTGCATCATCGGCGGGGTCATCAAGGGCTTTGCCGATCTGGTGCGGCTGGGCATTGCCGAGCGCATGCCCGTGATCTGGTGCGCGCAGTCCGAGGGCAGCGACGCCATCAACCGCGCGCTTGACGGCGACGGAACCTTTGCCAAGCGCAGCGCGACCACGCTGGCCGATTCCATTTCCGTGGACGTGCCCGCCAACGGGCACGCGGTGGTGCGCCAAATGCGCGAGCATGGCGGCAGGACCGTGACCGTGCCGGACGCGGCCATTCTCAAGGCGCAGGCCAAGCTTTCCTCCAGCACCGGGCTGTTCACCGAACCGGCCGGAGCCGCGGCCATGGCCGGGATGCTGGCCGCGCGCAAACACATTTCCCCGGACCAGACCGTGGTGGTGCTGGCAACGGGCAACGGACTCAAGGATACCAAAACGGCCATGCAGGGTGTGCACGAACCGGGCAGGGCCATACAATCTATCGACGACATCAAGGAGTAA
- a CDS encoding fumarylacetoacetate hydrolase family protein → MKIVRFDRDGRGTWGIVEGSLVRVMGAGFKPSDETLPLADISLLPPCVPTKAVCVGLNYREHAAELSMEVPEEPVLFMKPPSSLCASGGVIRYPSQTQNLHYEAELAIVIGTQAKDVPESEAHKHILGYTCANDVTARDIQARDGQWVRAKSFDTFLPLGPCIETEFDPSNAVISLRLNGETCQHSTTADFIFPVSYLVSFVSQVMTLIPGDVILTGTPPGVGPMEKGDRVEVDIQGIGVLENVVG, encoded by the coding sequence ATGAAGATCGTGAGATTCGACCGGGACGGCCGGGGAACGTGGGGTATAGTGGAAGGTTCTCTTGTGCGCGTCATGGGTGCCGGCTTCAAGCCTTCGGATGAAACGCTGCCCCTGGCCGATATTTCCCTGTTGCCTCCCTGCGTACCTACCAAGGCGGTGTGTGTCGGACTCAACTATCGGGAACACGCTGCCGAGCTTTCCATGGAAGTGCCCGAGGAACCCGTGCTGTTCATGAAGCCGCCGTCCAGCCTGTGTGCGTCCGGCGGCGTGATCCGCTATCCTTCCCAGACGCAGAATCTGCATTACGAGGCCGAGCTGGCCATCGTCATCGGTACGCAGGCCAAGGACGTTCCCGAAAGCGAGGCCCACAAGCACATCCTCGGCTATACCTGCGCCAACGACGTGACTGCCCGAGACATTCAGGCCAGGGACGGGCAGTGGGTCCGGGCCAAGTCGTTCGATACCTTTTTGCCGCTCGGTCCATGCATCGAGACCGAATTCGATCCCTCCAACGCAGTCATTTCCCTGCGCCTGAACGGCGAGACATGCCAGCATTCGACCACTGCGGATTTCATTTTTCCGGTTTCCTATCTGGTTTCCTTTGTCTCGCAGGTCATGACGCTGATTCCCGGAGACGTGATCCTGACCGGTACGCCGCCCGGCGTGGGGCCCATGGAAAAGGGCGACCGCGTGGAGGTGGACATTCAGGGGATCGGCGTGCTGGAAAATGTGGTCGGTTGA
- a CDS encoding mechanosensitive ion channel family protein — MRWKVAAATILLVAFALSGRVQAQSLPLPQQAKASQQSVVIPENATPDQVAGILGAMSDEQVRSVLLDYLQKDAAARQQAERKHGLGAALHHIQKKVLHIRDRFAYVFSGARLVPHILPRLFVGDETGAHPVSVRPMVVGLAVLTALWTLLLWGFGRLCRPLRQHMDATPAEAGLFYRMTRMFTRLGVELGIVVLAMLVLACVYVIFLHEPGRQRPMLMVWIVAVLLFEAVRLVARLLFAPSAPGLRLLPLRDETARTLSRYSCVIAAELGLGILVLGVVQLFDTTLALYLLATGLAGLLVSLTLVAMALANAHTGAEVLSRAFLPGTLRYRLAGSWHVFFSLYVLFFWAFWVVNLVAFGYTAMLSGLLTLLVVPAYLLLSWVVDRMVVYAGEIAGPALLEKDQPPSDPKRDFVVDEHGAPLETGCPVARLRRFLHKMFSVVLFSLFVLVMLEIWGINLPVARRVAEGALSVLVTLVLAYIFWTVARAAIEKKLRGQAEADEESEEGGHGGDRLATLLELLKRFTFAVLVVVVVLIVLSSLGVNTGPLLAGAGVFGIAIGFGSQTLVKDIISGVFFLMDDAFRVGDYIQLSHAKGTVEEISVRSMKLRHHLGMLYTVPYGSIREVRNMTRDWSVMKLEYLVPFDTDIQHVKKIVKRINKEIKAIPELAGGMLGDIKSQGVKAMEEYGMRMRIKFMTKPGHQFTIRKLVLAKLRRYFEEEGLQFAYRKVSVALPSDARDDRQFKEQVGAAVAQAVEEEEKGQDKH, encoded by the coding sequence ATGCGTTGGAAAGTTGCGGCCGCAACGATTTTGCTCGTGGCTTTTGCGCTCTCGGGCCGTGTGCAGGCCCAATCCTTGCCCTTGCCGCAGCAGGCAAAGGCTTCGCAGCAGTCCGTCGTCATCCCGGAAAACGCCACTCCGGATCAGGTTGCGGGAATACTCGGTGCCATGAGCGACGAACAGGTCCGATCCGTGCTGCTCGATTACCTGCAAAAGGATGCCGCAGCGCGGCAACAGGCGGAGCGCAAACACGGGCTGGGGGCTGCTCTTCACCATATCCAGAAAAAAGTTCTGCATATCAGGGATCGTTTTGCATATGTCTTTTCCGGTGCGCGCCTTGTGCCGCACATTCTGCCCCGCCTGTTTGTCGGTGACGAGACGGGCGCGCATCCCGTATCTGTGCGCCCCATGGTTGTGGGGCTTGCCGTGCTTACGGCCCTGTGGACCCTGCTGTTGTGGGGATTCGGCCGCCTGTGCCGGCCATTGCGGCAGCATATGGACGCCACTCCTGCCGAGGCCGGACTGTTCTACCGCATGACGCGCATGTTCACGCGTCTGGGCGTGGAACTGGGCATCGTTGTTCTGGCTATGCTGGTGCTGGCCTGCGTGTACGTGATTTTTCTGCACGAGCCCGGCCGGCAACGGCCCATGCTCATGGTCTGGATTGTTGCCGTGCTTTTGTTCGAGGCTGTGCGGCTGGTTGCGCGCCTGCTTTTTGCGCCCAGTGCCCCGGGCCTGCGTCTGCTTCCCCTGCGTGATGAAACAGCGCGGACCCTGTCCCGGTATTCCTGTGTGATCGCTGCGGAACTCGGCCTCGGCATTCTGGTGCTCGGCGTGGTGCAGTTGTTCGACACGACCCTGGCGTTGTACCTGCTGGCCACCGGACTGGCCGGACTGCTGGTCAGCCTGACGCTGGTGGCCATGGCTCTGGCCAACGCGCACACCGGAGCCGAGGTGCTCTCTCGCGCCTTTCTGCCCGGAACACTGCGCTACCGTCTTGCCGGAAGCTGGCATGTGTTCTTTTCGCTGTACGTCCTGTTCTTCTGGGCATTCTGGGTGGTCAATCTGGTGGCCTTCGGCTACACGGCCATGCTTTCCGGCCTGCTGACGCTGCTGGTGGTTCCCGCCTATCTTTTGCTGTCCTGGGTGGTGGACCGCATGGTGGTTTATGCCGGCGAGATTGCGGGTCCGGCCCTGCTGGAAAAGGACCAGCCTCCGTCTGATCCGAAACGGGATTTCGTGGTGGACGAACATGGCGCTCCGTTGGAGACTGGGTGCCCCGTGGCCCGGTTGCGGCGGTTCCTGCACAAGATGTTCAGCGTGGTGCTCTTTTCGCTTTTCGTTCTGGTGATGCTGGAAATCTGGGGCATTAACCTGCCCGTGGCCCGTCGAGTCGCCGAAGGTGCGCTCAGCGTGCTTGTAACCCTTGTGTTGGCCTATATTTTCTGGACCGTGGCGCGTGCGGCCATCGAGAAAAAACTGCGCGGGCAGGCCGAGGCGGACGAGGAATCCGAGGAAGGCGGGCACGGCGGAGACCGTCTGGCAACGCTGCTGGAACTGCTCAAGCGGTTCACTTTTGCGGTGCTTGTCGTTGTTGTGGTGCTTATCGTGCTTTCGTCGCTGGGCGTGAACACCGGGCCGCTGCTGGCGGGTGCGGGCGTGTTCGGCATCGCCATCGGATTCGGTTCGCAGACGCTGGTCAAGGACATCATTTCCGGCGTGTTCTTTCTCATGGATGACGCATTCCGGGTGGGCGATTATATCCAGCTGTCCCATGCCAAGGGAACCGTGGAGGAGATTTCCGTGCGCTCCATGAAGCTGCGCCACCATCTGGGCATGCTCTACACCGTGCCCTACGGCTCCATCCGCGAGGTGCGCAACATGACCCGTGACTGGAGCGTCATGAAGCTCGAATATCTCGTGCCCTTCGACACGGACATCCAGCACGTGAAAAAGATCGTCAAGCGCATCAACAAGGAGATCAAGGCCATTCCGGAACTGGCGGGCGGCATGCTGGGCGACATCAAGTCGCAGGGCGTCAAGGCCATGGAGGAATACGGCATGCGCATGCGCATCAAGTTCATGACCAAGCCCGGCCACCAGTTTACCATTCGCAAGCTGGTGCTGGCAAAGCTGCGCCGCTATTTCGAGGAAGAGGGCCTGCAGTTCGCCTATCGGAAGGTCTCGGTGGCCCTGCCGTCCGATGCCCGGGACGACCGGCAGTTCAAGGAACAGGTGGGCGCCGCGGTGGCCCAGGCCGTGGAGGAAGAGGAAAAGGGTCAGGACAAGCACTGA
- a CDS encoding pyridoxal-phosphate dependent enzyme, which produces MIDLSVNRAMMEQNAAYCREKGITLPTFEMMRNPETVPGAIKDKLTKTGLWDIDPANLFRITWKNEPKASGGLYGGVNHMVLPPELTGCKAQIVLLVGKWFPTGAHKVGATYGCLVPRLITGQFDPKTTKAVWPSTGNYCRGGAYISTLLACSAIAILPEGMSQERFDWLRTVAGDVIATPGCESNVKEIFDKCNELEASGQDLRIFNQFDEMGNPLWHYNVTGPACAEVLDPLLEQGKRFAAYVSSSGSGGTLGGGYYLKNRYPKSKIVVAEAQQCPTLLLNGFGDHRIEGIGDKHVPWVHHCRDTDVVIAVDDEKPMRLLRLFNDATGRDVLKKHGVNPELVETLDLLGISSIGNTLAAIKYAKYAELTEDDVVMTIATDSMELYGSRVAELEAERGAYSESDAWRDLQLMQDTTYDHTLELTHYDKKRIHNLKYFTWIEQQGRELSELNDQWYDAENYWGNTFSQADQMDELIKEFNDMIG; this is translated from the coding sequence ATGATCGACCTGAGCGTAAACCGCGCCATGATGGAACAGAACGCGGCCTACTGCCGCGAAAAAGGCATCACCCTGCCCACCTTTGAAATGATGCGCAACCCGGAAACGGTGCCCGGAGCCATCAAGGACAAGCTGACCAAAACCGGGCTGTGGGACATTGACCCGGCCAACCTGTTCCGCATCACGTGGAAAAACGAACCCAAGGCCTCCGGCGGCCTGTACGGCGGGGTCAACCACATGGTGCTGCCGCCGGAACTGACCGGCTGCAAGGCGCAGATCGTGCTGCTGGTGGGCAAGTGGTTCCCCACGGGCGCGCACAAGGTGGGCGCCACGTACGGTTGCCTCGTGCCCAGACTGATCACCGGCCAGTTCGACCCCAAGACCACCAAGGCCGTGTGGCCCTCCACCGGCAACTACTGCCGCGGCGGCGCATACATCTCCACCCTGCTGGCCTGCTCGGCCATCGCCATCCTGCCCGAGGGCATGAGCCAGGAACGTTTCGACTGGCTGCGCACCGTGGCCGGCGACGTCATCGCCACGCCGGGCTGCGAGTCCAACGTCAAGGAAATCTTCGACAAATGCAACGAGCTGGAAGCCTCGGGACAGGACCTGCGCATCTTCAACCAGTTCGACGAGATGGGCAACCCGCTGTGGCACTACAACGTGACCGGCCCGGCCTGCGCCGAGGTGCTGGATCCGCTGCTGGAACAGGGCAAGCGCTTTGCCGCATACGTGTCCTCCTCCGGCTCGGGCGGCACGCTGGGCGGCGGCTACTACCTCAAGAACCGCTATCCCAAGTCCAAGATCGTGGTGGCCGAGGCACAACAGTGCCCGACCCTGCTGCTCAACGGATTCGGCGACCACCGCATCGAAGGCATCGGCGATAAGCACGTGCCGTGGGTGCACCACTGCCGCGACACGGACGTGGTCATTGCCGTGGACGATGAAAAGCCCATGCGCCTGCTGCGGCTCTTCAACGACGCCACGGGCCGCGACGTGCTCAAGAAGCACGGCGTGAATCCCGAGCTGGTGGAAACCCTCGACCTGCTGGGCATCTCCAGCATCGGCAACACGCTGGCCGCCATCAAGTACGCCAAGTACGCGGAACTGACCGAGGACGACGTGGTCATGACCATCGCCACGGACTCCATGGAACTCTACGGCTCCCGCGTGGCCGAGCTGGAAGCCGAGCGCGGCGCATATTCCGAGTCCGACGCGTGGCGCGACCTGCAGCTCATGCAGGACACCACCTACGACCACACTCTGGAGCTGACCCACTACGACAAGAAGCGCATCCACAACCTCAAGTACTTCACCTGGATCGAGCAGCAGGGCCGCGAGCTCTCCGAACTGAACGACCAGTGGTACGATGCCGAGAACTACTGGGGCAACACCTTCAGCCAGGCCGATCAGATGGATGAACTGATCAAGGAATTCAACGACATGATCGGTTAG
- the trpB gene encoding tryptophan synthase subunit beta, which produces MTSITAEGFFGEYGGQFVPEPLKPILNTLAEAFEKYRNDPEFIREYEYYVKHFSGRETPLYLCKNLTETLGGAKIYLKREDLNHLGAHKVNNTIGQILLAKRMGKKKIIAETGAGQHGVATAATAALMGMECTVYMGAVDVERQKLNVFRMEMMGTKVVAAQSGQRTLKEAVDEALGAWIQDAEDTFYLLGSAVGPHPYPLMVREFQSIVGREAKQQILEAEGRLPDCCIACVGGGSNAIGLFSEFIEDKDVALIGVEPSGRGLKYGEHAATLCLGEPGVMHGFNSYMLKDEKGEPAEVYSISAGLDYPSVGPEHSMLKDLGRAEYVYASDKEAVDAFFQLSQMEGIIPALESSHALAHAVRIAPDMDKDAIIVVNLSGRGDKDVAQIEEMVAKGEFELPRMNG; this is translated from the coding sequence ATGACCAGCATCACCGCAGAGGGATTTTTCGGAGAATACGGCGGACAATTCGTGCCCGAACCGCTCAAGCCCATCCTGAACACCTTGGCCGAGGCCTTTGAGAAGTACCGCAACGATCCGGAATTCATCAGGGAATACGAATACTACGTCAAACACTTCTCGGGCCGCGAAACCCCGCTCTACCTGTGCAAAAACCTTACGGAAACACTGGGCGGCGCAAAGATCTACCTCAAGCGCGAAGACCTCAACCATCTGGGCGCGCACAAGGTCAACAACACCATCGGCCAGATCCTGCTGGCAAAACGCATGGGCAAGAAAAAGATCATCGCCGAAACCGGCGCGGGCCAGCACGGCGTGGCCACCGCGGCCACGGCCGCGCTCATGGGCATGGAATGCACCGTATACATGGGGGCCGTGGACGTGGAACGCCAGAAGCTCAACGTCTTTCGCATGGAAATGATGGGCACCAAGGTCGTTGCCGCCCAGTCCGGCCAGCGCACCCTCAAGGAAGCCGTGGACGAAGCGCTCGGCGCATGGATCCAAGACGCGGAAGACACTTTCTACCTGCTCGGCTCGGCAGTCGGGCCGCACCCGTACCCGCTCATGGTACGCGAATTCCAGTCCATCGTGGGCCGCGAAGCCAAACAGCAGATTCTTGAAGCCGAAGGACGCCTGCCCGACTGCTGCATCGCCTGCGTGGGCGGCGGCTCCAACGCCATCGGCCTGTTCTCGGAATTCATCGAGGACAAGGACGTGGCGCTCATCGGTGTGGAACCGTCCGGCCGCGGCCTGAAATACGGGGAACACGCGGCCACCCTGTGCCTGGGCGAGCCGGGCGTGATGCACGGCTTCAACTCCTACATGCTCAAGGACGAAAAGGGCGAGCCTGCCGAGGTCTATTCCATTTCCGCCGGGCTCGACTACCCCAGCGTGGGTCCCGAGCACTCCATGCTCAAGGATCTGGGCCGTGCCGAATACGTATATGCCTCGGACAAGGAAGCCGTGGATGCCTTTTTCCAGCTCTCCCAGATGGAAGGCATCATCCCGGCGCTGGAATCCTCCCATGCGCTGGCCCATGCCGTCCGCATCGCCCCGGACATGGACAAGGACGCCATCATCGTGGTCAACCTGTCCGGCCGCGGCGACAAGGACGTTGCCCAGATCGAGGAAATGGTGGCCAAGGGCGAATTCGAGCTGCCGCGCATGAACGGCTAG